One window from the genome of Lacerta agilis isolate rLacAgi1 chromosome 16, rLacAgi1.pri, whole genome shotgun sequence encodes:
- the QTRT1 gene encoding queuine tRNA-ribosyltransferase catalytic subunit 1 isoform X2, whose protein sequence is MAAVPALSLRVVAECGRSKARACELRLPHGSVNCPVFMPVGTQGTMKGLTATQLDALGCRLCLGNTYHLGMRPGPELIQKANGLHGFMNWSRNLLTDSGGFQMVSLVELSKVTEEGVCFRSPYDGKEILLTPEKSIEIQNALGSDIMMQLDDVVSSTVSGPRVEEAMFRSIRWLDRCIAAHTKPDQQNLFAIIQGGLDPSLRSKCLEEMTKRDVPGFAIGGLSGGEAKDHFWRMVDLSTNHLPRNKPRYLMGVGYSRAYLNALFRSDTAAMHHVTVHNIAYQLNLMHSIRESIIEQRFPQFVQDFMKTMYGNFSSYPQWAIDALSSVGITLE, encoded by the exons ATGGCGGCGGTGCCGGCCCTGTCGCTGCGCGTGGTGGCGGAATGCGGGCGAAGCAAGGCCCGTGCGTGCGAGCTGCGGCTGCCGCACGGCTCCGTCAACTGCCCAGTCTTCATGCCAGTCGGTACTCAGGGAACCATGAAAGGCCTCACCGCTACGCAGCTGGACGCGCTCGGATGCCGCCTGTGCCTGGGGAACACCTATCATCTGGGCATGCGTCCC GGACCAGAGCTTATCCAAAAAGCCAATGGGCTCCATGGCTTTATGAACTGGTCACGAAACCTGCTCACG GACAGCGGTGGATTCCAGATGGTCTCTCTGGTGGAGCTGTCTAAGGTGACAGAGGAGGGAGTGTGCTTCCGTTCTCCTTATGATGGCAAGGAGATTCTGCTGACTCCAGAGAAATCCATTGAAATACAAAATGCTCTTG GCTCTGACATCATGATGCAGTTAGATGATGTGGTCAGCAGCACAGTTAGCGGCCCCCGGGTAGAAGAAGCCATGTTCAG GTCCATTCGCTGGCTGGACAGATGTATTGCAGCACATACCAAGCCTGACCAGCAGAATTTATTTGCTATTATCCAGGGTGGACTGGATCCTTCCCTCCGATCTAAGTGTCTGGAAG AAATGACTAAACGAGACGTGCCGGGCTTTGCCATTGGGGGCCTGAGTGGTGGTGAGGCCAAAGATCACTTCTGGAGGATGGTAGATCTCAGTACGAATCATCTCCCCAGGAACAAGCCTCGCTATCTCATGGGAGTGGG GTACAGCCGAGCGTACTTGAATGCTCTCTTCAGGAGTGACACAGCTGCCATGCACCATGTTACTGTGCATAATATTGCATACCAG CTGAACCTGATGCATTCAATCCGGGAGAGTATCATTGAACAGAGGTTCCCACAGTTTGTTCAGGACTTCATGAAGACCATGTATGGCAACTTCAGCAGCTACCCACAGTGGGCCATAGATGCCCTGTCCTCTGTTGGAATTACCCTGGAGTGA
- the QTRT1 gene encoding queuine tRNA-ribosyltransferase catalytic subunit 1 isoform X1, producing MAAVPALSLRVVAECGRSKARACELRLPHGSVNCPVFMPVGTQGTMKGLTATQLDALGCRLCLGNTYHLGMRPGPELIQKANGLHGFMNWSRNLLTDSGGFQMVSLVELSKVTEEGVCFRSPYDGKEILLTPEKSIEIQNALGSDIMMQLDDVVSSTVSGPRVEEAMFRSIRWLDRCIAAHTKPDQQNLFAIIQGGLDPSLRSKCLEEMTKRDVPGFAIGGLSGGEAKDHFWRMVDLSTNHLPRNKPRYLMGVGYATDLVVCVALGCDMFDCVFPTRTARFGSALVPWGSLQLKNKQYAKDFRPIDENCDCPTCQRYSRAYLNALFRSDTAAMHHVTVHNIAYQLNLMHSIRESIIEQRFPQFVQDFMKTMYGNFSSYPQWAIDALSSVGITLE from the exons ATGGCGGCGGTGCCGGCCCTGTCGCTGCGCGTGGTGGCGGAATGCGGGCGAAGCAAGGCCCGTGCGTGCGAGCTGCGGCTGCCGCACGGCTCCGTCAACTGCCCAGTCTTCATGCCAGTCGGTACTCAGGGAACCATGAAAGGCCTCACCGCTACGCAGCTGGACGCGCTCGGATGCCGCCTGTGCCTGGGGAACACCTATCATCTGGGCATGCGTCCC GGACCAGAGCTTATCCAAAAAGCCAATGGGCTCCATGGCTTTATGAACTGGTCACGAAACCTGCTCACG GACAGCGGTGGATTCCAGATGGTCTCTCTGGTGGAGCTGTCTAAGGTGACAGAGGAGGGAGTGTGCTTCCGTTCTCCTTATGATGGCAAGGAGATTCTGCTGACTCCAGAGAAATCCATTGAAATACAAAATGCTCTTG GCTCTGACATCATGATGCAGTTAGATGATGTGGTCAGCAGCACAGTTAGCGGCCCCCGGGTAGAAGAAGCCATGTTCAG GTCCATTCGCTGGCTGGACAGATGTATTGCAGCACATACCAAGCCTGACCAGCAGAATTTATTTGCTATTATCCAGGGTGGACTGGATCCTTCCCTCCGATCTAAGTGTCTGGAAG AAATGACTAAACGAGACGTGCCGGGCTTTGCCATTGGGGGCCTGAGTGGTGGTGAGGCCAAAGATCACTTCTGGAGGATGGTAGATCTCAGTACGAATCATCTCCCCAGGAACAAGCCTCGCTATCTCATGGGAGTGGG TTATGCTACGGACCTGGTGGTGTGTGTGGCTCTGGGCTGCGATATGTTTGACTGTGTCTTCCCTACGAGGACTGCA CGCTTTGGTTCAGCCTTGGTCCCCTGGGGCTCCCTGCAACTGAAGAACAAGCAATATGCCAAGGATTTTCGGCCCATTGATGAGAACTGTGATTGCCCCACATGCCAGAG GTACAGCCGAGCGTACTTGAATGCTCTCTTCAGGAGTGACACAGCTGCCATGCACCATGTTACTGTGCATAATATTGCATACCAG CTGAACCTGATGCATTCAATCCGGGAGAGTATCATTGAACAGAGGTTCCCACAGTTTGTTCAGGACTTCATGAAGACCATGTATGGCAACTTCAGCAGCTACCCACAGTGGGCCATAGATGCCCTGTCCTCTGTTGGAATTACCCTGGAGTGA